The Prionailurus viverrinus isolate Anna chromosome B4, UM_Priviv_1.0, whole genome shotgun sequence genome has a window encoding:
- the BAMBI gene encoding BMP and activin membrane-bound inhibitor homolog, with translation MDRHSSYIFIWLQLELCAMAVLLTKGEIRCYCDAAHCVATGYMCKSELSACFSRLLDPQNTNSPLTHGCLDSLASTADVCQAKQARNHSGTTMPTLGCCHEDMCNYRGLQDVLAPPKGEASGPGNRYRHDGSRNLITKVQELTSSKELWFRAAVIAVPIAGGLILVLLIMLALRMLRSENKRLQDQRQQMLSRLHYSFHGHHSKKGQVAKLDLECMVPVSGHENCCLTCDKLRQADLSNDKILSLVHWGMYSGHGKLEFV, from the exons GTGAAATCAGATGCTATTGTGATGCTGCCCACTGCGTGGCCACTGGCTATATGTGTAAATCTGAGCTGAGCGCCTGCTTCTCGAGACTTCTCGATCCCCAGAACACAAATTCCCCGCTCACCCATGGCTGCCTGGACTCTCTCGCGAGCACAGCGGACGTCTGCCAAGCCAAACAGGCACGGAACCACTCTGGCACCACCATGCCCACGCTGGGATGCTGTCATGAAGATATGTGCAATTACAGAGGGCTGCAGGATGTCCTGGCTCCTCCCAAGGGGGAGGCCTCAG GACCAGGAAACCGGTATCGGCACGACGGGAGCAGGAACCTCATCACCAAAGTGCAGGAGCTGACCTCTTCCAAAGAGTTGTGGTTCCGGGCAGCGGTGATCGCTGTTCCCATCGCCGGCGGCCTGATTTTAGTGTTGCTTATCATGTTAGCCTTGAGGATGCTTCGAAGCGAGAACAAGAGACTGCAGGACCAGCGGCAGCAGATGCTGTCGCGTTTGCATTACAGCTTTCACGGACACCATTCCAAAAAGGGGCAGGTGGCAAAGTTGGACTTGGAATGCATGGTGCCCGTGAGCGGGCACGAGAATTGCTGCCTGACCTGTGACAAACTGAGGCAGGCGGACCTCAGCAACGACAAGATCCTCTCGCTCGTTCACTGGGGCATGTACAGCGGGCACGGGAAGCTGGAGTTCGTATGA